One segment of Onychomys torridus chromosome 3, mOncTor1.1, whole genome shotgun sequence DNA contains the following:
- the Tes gene encoding testin, translating into MDLETKMKKMGLGHEQGFGAPCLRCKENCEGFELHFWRKICRNCKCGQEEHDVLLSTEEDRKVGRLFEDTKYTTLIAKLKSDGIPMYKRNVMILTNPVAAKKNVSINTVTYEWAPPVQNQALARQYMQMLPKEKQPVAGSEGAQYRKKQLAKQLPAHDQDPSKCHELSPKEVKEMEQFVKKYKSEALGVGDVKLPSEMNAQGDKMHSPAGDRNTPAALVSKDKSAEPKKTQYSCYCCRLTMKEGDPAIYAERAGYDKLWHPACFICSVCGELLVDMIYFWKNGKLYCGRHYCDSEKPRCAGCDELIFSNEYTQAENQNWHLKHFCCFDCDNILAGEIYVMVNNKPVCKPCYVKNHAVVCQGCHNAIDPEVQRVTYNNFSWHASTECFLCSCCSKCLIGQKFMPVEGMVFCSMQCKKMMS; encoded by the exons aaaaatatgcCGTAACTGCAAATGTGGGCAAGAAGAACATGATGTCCTCTTGAGCACTGAAGAGGATCGGAAAGTAGGAAGACTCTTTGAAGACACCAAGTACACCACCCTGATTGCCAAGCTGAAGTCAGATGGAATTCCCATGTATAAACGCAATGTTATGATATTGACCAATCCAGTTGCTGCCAAGAAGAATGTCTCCATCAACACTGTTACCTATGAGTGGGCTCCCCCCGTCCAGAACCAGGCATTG GCCAGACAGTACATGCAGATGCTGCCTAAGGAGAAGCAGCCAGTGGCAGGCTCAGAGGGGGCACAGTACCGGAAGAAGCAGCTGGCCAAGCAGCTCCCTGCACATGACCAGGACCCTTCGAAGTGCCACGAGTTGTCACCCAAAGAGGTGAAGGAGATGGAGCAGTTCGTGAAGAAATATAAGAGCGAGGCTCTGGGAGTGGGTGATGTGAAGCTCCCCTCTGAGATGAATGCTCAGGGGGACAAGATGCACAGCCCTGCTGGGGATAGAAACACTCCGGCAGCTCTGGTCTCCAAGGACAAGTCTGCCGAGCCCAAGAAGACCCAATAT tcCTGTTACTGCTGCAGACTGACCATGAAGGAAGGAGACCCGGCCATCTATGCTGAAAGGGCTGGCTACGATAAACTCTGGCACCCGGCTTGTTTCATCTGCAGCGTCTGTGGTGAGCTCCTGGTGGACATGATTTACTTCTGGAAGAATGGAAAGCTGTACTGTGGCAGACATTACTGTGACAGTGAGAAGCCCCGCTGTGCTGGCTGTGATGAG CTGATATTCAGCAATGAGTACACCCAAGCAGAGAACCAGAACTGGCACCTGAAACATTTCTGCTGCTTTGACTGTGACAACATTCTGGCGGGAGAAATATACGTGATGGTCAACAACAAGCCCGTGTGCAAGCCCTGCTATGTGAAGAACCATGCTGTG GTGTGCCAAGGCTGCCACAACGCCATCGACCCGGAAGTGCAGAGAGTGACCTACAATAACTTCAGCTGGCATGCGTCCACAGAGTGCTTCCTATGTTCCTGCTGCAGCAAGTGTCTTATCGGGCAGAAGTTCATGCCCGTCGAAGGGATGGTTTTCTGTTCCATGCAGTGTAAGAAGATGATGTCCTAG